A single Lactuca sativa cultivar Salinas chromosome 8, Lsat_Salinas_v11, whole genome shotgun sequence DNA region contains:
- the LOC111879038 gene encoding transcription repressor OFP1, translated as MCLTHCISMGSNESQLGPNSLLTHRVRKKRVGFMRKHKLRLSHMIPNAWFYRLRDMNTKPLSSAYSSSTSKQHNYPRNSICYTPTLQPVYTTNIIHNPPSRKHPLYTQPTEPIDHTNKYPFSESTRSTPPSTSCSRELITASTNDNLQKLPPIITKPTKSSIDKSTMVEKNEETCSKSSVSIKTIKENISKKETAGGKPVSEIKIRSNSSKTPVCKRMVDDNNDDKRQKKLSSSCCIVKSSFDPQKDLKESMLEMILENNIRESKDLEKLLACYLSWNSNEYHDMIVKAFEQIWLSFNFSSLVH; from the coding sequence ATGTGTCTCACACATTGTATCTCCATGGGTAGTAATGAAAGTCAACTCGGACCAAATTCACTCTTAACACACAGAGTGAGAAAAAAGAGAGTAGGTTTTATGAGGAAGCACAAGCTTAGATTGTCACATATGATACCAAATGCTTGGTTTTACAGGCTTCGAGATATGAACACCAAACCACTTTCATCTGCTTACTCTTCTTCAACTTCAAAGCAGCACAACTACCCAAGAAACTCTATCTGCTACACCCCTACGCTTCAACCAGTTTACACTACAAACATTATCCACAATCCTCCTTCTCGAAAACATCCACTCTACACTCAACCCACTGAGCCAATTGATCATACCAATAAGTACCCTTTCTCCGAGTCAACTCGCTCAACACCACCCTCCACCTCTTGTAGTCGTGAACTGATTACTGCTTCAACTAATGACAACCTTCAAAAGCTTCCTCCAATTATAACTAAACCCACAAAATCCAGCATTGACAAATCAACGATGGTTGAGAAGAATGAAGAAACTTGCAGTAAAAGCTCTGTTTCAATCAAAACAATCAAAGAAAACATCTCCAAGAAAGAAACTGCAGGGGGAAAACCAGTTTCAGAAATCAAGATCAGATCGAATTCTTCCAAAACACCAGTATGCAAGAGAATGGTTGATGATAATAATGACGACAAGAGACAAAAGAAGCTGTCAAGTAGCTGTTGCATTGTGAAGTCGTCATTTGACCCACAGAAGGACTTGAAGGAATCAATGCTAGAGATGATTCTGGAGAATAACATCCGGGAGTCAAAGGATTTGGAAAAGCTTCTTGCATGTTACCTGTCCTGGAATTCAAATGAGTATCATGATATGATCGTCAAGGCGTTTGAGCAAATCTGGTTGAGTTTTAACTTTAGTAGTTTAGTGCACTAG